The following are encoded together in the Mus musculus strain NOD/MrkTac chromosome 17 genomic contig, GRCm38.p6 alternate locus group NOD/MrkTac MMCHR17_NOD_IDD1 genome:
- the Olfr116 gene encoding olfactory receptor 116: MTVKNITTMSGFLLMGFSDNRELQILYALLFLLTYLLGSAGNFIIITITTLDPQLQSPMYYFLKHLSILDLSSLSVTVPQYVDSSLAGSGYISYGQCMLQIFFFAAFAWGEVAILTVMSYDRYVAICLPLHYEVIMSPRKCTWAVTSVWLSSVIPGTLYIASIFSIRFCRAKIIHQLFCDVPQLLKLSCSNDHLVVIGMVSFMTAVAFACFVGIVISYVHIFSTVLRMPSAESRSKVFSTCLPHLFVVSLFLSTGSCAYLNTSSDSPTALEFLFSIFYTVLPPTLNPVIYSLRNETIKSVVRKLLLSSKFTVRIICPVATD; the protein is encoded by the coding sequence ATGACTGTAAAAAATATAACCACAATGAGCGGATTTCTCCTCATGGGATTCTCTGACAACCGTGAGCTGCAGATCTTGTATGCTTTGCTGTTCTTGCTGACATACCTATTGGGCTCAGCAGGGAActtcatcattatcaccatcacaaCACTAGACCCACAGCTCCAGTCTCCAATGTATTACTTTCTGAAGCACCTTTCCATTCTGGACCTCTCATCCCTCTCTGTCACAGTCCCCCAGTATGTTGACAGTTCATTGGCGGGAAGTGGCTACATTTCATATGGACAGTGCATGctgcagatttttttctttgcagcttTTGCCTGGGGTGAGGTAGCTATTCTCACAGTGATGTCATACGATCGGTATGTAGCTATTTGCCTTCCACTCCACTATGAGGTCATCATGAGTCCCAGAAAGTGTACGTGGGCAGTGACAAGTGTATGGCTAAGCAGTGTAATTCCAGGAACCCTGTATATAGCATCCATATTCTCTATTAGATTCTGTAGGGCCAAAATAATTCACCAATTATTCTGTGATGTTCCCCAGTTGCTCAAGCTGTCCTGCTCTAATGATCACCTTGTAGTAATAGGGATGGTTAGTTTCATGACTGCAGTGGCCTTTGCCTGCTTCGTTGGGATTGTCATCTCCTATGTCCACATATTCTCCACAGTTCTCAGAATGCCCTCTGCTGAAAGCAGGTCTAAGGTCTTCTCTACTTGCCTGCCCCACCTTTTTGTTGTCTCACTATTTCTTTCTACAGGCTCCTGTGCATATCTAAACACAAGCTCAGACTCTCCAACTGCTTTAGAGTTCTTGTTCTCTATCTTTTACACAGTACTACCTCCAACTCTCAACCCTGTTATTTATAGTCTGAGAAATGAGACGATAAAGAGTGTTGTAAGGAAGTTACTGTTGAGTTCAAAATTCACTGTTAGAATTATTTGCCCTGTTGCTACTGACTGA